A genome region from candidate division KSB1 bacterium includes the following:
- a CDS encoding FlgD immunoglobulin-like domain containing protein: MDAYVYYSSTSAFYSGGNIYFGIAVASGKPSQYYYARTSDVIYHEYTHAVKYDINADDSRAIDEGFSDYFACTIVGEFLFGEGYHGGRPLDNSYLYPDDWNPTGTWRDRYYNGMIMAGAAWDLREELGATITDNLIFEGLCHLGISPYTQDFRNLIGCILEADDDEYGDSNPNNGTPHQDDILDAFRGHHMYPSHYVFSGDIITTSGYSQTVYWIDDIYITGDVHVNSEITLSILPSVLVSFSNTDDQSSGSDCARCELVVNGTLNAQGTSANPIEFTCNSGTWYGIRFINANDNSELTCCEIENAETGITVNSCSPEITYSYIHDNTIGVQTWDGASPLLLHNSIMDNTTGVDCDYYSEAVFTEGEPNRGYNVICDNNTYGFFLCRYSEAMLGSYYPMHGYNSIDNNGSYDLYMYAGASSDAINCYWGEYPALIDTYVGSGCTFNHTPYLSSDPGGGSPLAKSGVTLTDTKFDPADLNPDDPESLWQWGRYVRYHDQDPDQALEINQQIIKRFPASVYARKALCQVFHISDKHNIPGMSSWFKTLRSQNLPLETRAVVHDLSVIRAIKDRDYKAAESLCLKALQDLTGSGYEPFTLYQMTQLYRCFLPDAQKADRYLNQLTQRYPQHRLTALARGDGEPYATNPELSKPVAQTITEASLHPAHPNPFNPATTLSYQLPEAAHVTLKVYDLRGREIATLVDAEKDAGFREIRWNGRDALGQSAASGVYFYRLRTSSGYTKSCKMLLIK; the protein is encoded by the coding sequence ATGGATGCGTATGTCTATTATAGCAGTACCAGTGCTTTCTATTCTGGTGGAAATATTTATTTTGGTATAGCTGTGGCCTCAGGAAAACCTTCTCAATATTATTATGCCAGAACAAGTGATGTCATTTACCATGAATATACTCATGCCGTCAAGTATGACATAAATGCAGATGATAGTAGGGCAATAGATGAAGGTTTCAGCGATTATTTTGCCTGCACCATTGTCGGAGAGTTTCTCTTTGGCGAGGGTTATCATGGAGGAAGACCATTGGATAACAGTTACCTTTATCCTGATGATTGGAATCCCACGGGAACATGGCGTGATAGGTATTATAACGGAATGATAATGGCCGGTGCGGCCTGGGACTTACGGGAAGAGCTTGGAGCCACCATCACAGACAACTTGATCTTTGAGGGGCTTTGCCATTTAGGAATTTCACCATATACTCAGGATTTCAGGAATCTCATCGGTTGCATTCTGGAGGCTGATGACGATGAATACGGGGATAGCAATCCGAATAATGGCACACCGCACCAAGACGACATTTTGGATGCTTTTAGAGGTCATCACATGTATCCAAGTCATTATGTCTTTTCAGGTGACATTATAACAACTAGTGGATATTCACAAACTGTTTATTGGATTGATGATATTTATATTACTGGTGATGTTCATGTAAACTCAGAAATTACATTATCAATTTTACCATCGGTTTTAGTTTCTTTTTCTAATACCGATGATCAATCCTCGGGTTCTGATTGTGCCCGATGCGAACTCGTCGTCAACGGCACCCTCAATGCCCAGGGCACATCTGCCAATCCCATTGAATTTACCTGCAATTCCGGTACGTGGTACGGTATCCGCTTTATCAACGCCAATGACAACAGCGAACTAACCTGCTGTGAAATTGAAAATGCGGAAACCGGTATTACTGTCAACTCCTGTTCTCCGGAGATCACCTATTCCTACATTCACGACAATACCATCGGGGTGCAGACCTGGGACGGCGCTTCTCCACTGCTGCTGCACAATAGCATCATGGACAATACAACTGGTGTGGATTGTGATTATTACAGCGAGGCTGTGTTCACCGAGGGTGAACCGAACCGGGGATACAACGTGATCTGTGACAACAACACCTATGGCTTTTTCCTGTGCCGTTACAGTGAAGCCATGCTCGGGTCCTATTACCCCATGCACGGTTACAACAGCATCGATAACAACGGGTCCTATGATCTGTATATGTATGCAGGCGCTTCCTCCGATGCCATTAATTGCTACTGGGGTGAGTATCCGGCTTTAATAGATACCTATGTCGGCAGCGGCTGTACGTTCAATCATACACCCTATCTGTCAAGTGATCCCGGCGGCGGTTCGCCGCTGGCCAAATCCGGAGTGACACTAACGGACACCAAATTCGATCCCGCTGATTTGAACCCCGATGATCCCGAATCTCTCTGGCAGTGGGGCCGGTACGTGCGTTACCACGATCAGGACCCGGATCAGGCTCTGGAGATCAACCAACAGATCATCAAGCGGTTTCCGGCGTCGGTGTACGCGCGCAAGGCGTTGTGTCAGGTGTTTCATATCTCGGACAAGCACAATATCCCGGGGATGTCATCCTGGTTCAAAACACTGCGCTCGCAAAATCTGCCGCTGGAGACGCGCGCCGTGGTTCACGATTTGTCTGTGATCCGGGCGATCAAGGATCGCGATTATAAAGCCGCGGAGAGTCTGTGTCTAAAGGCCTTGCAGGACCTGACAGGCAGCGGATACGAACCCTTCACGTTGTACCAGATGACGCAGCTGTACCGGTGTTTTCTGCCGGACGCGCAAAAAGCCGACAGGTATCTGAATCAGCTCACACAGCGCTATCCGCAGCACCGGTTGACGGCACTGGCGCGTGGCGACGGGGAACCATATGCGACCAATCCGGAGTTGAGCAAACCGGTGGCTCAGACCATCACCGAGGCCAGTCTGCATCCGGCGCACCCGAACCCGTTCAATCCGGCCACCACCCTTTCCTACCAGCTACCGGAAGCGGCGCACGTGACGCTCAAGGTCTATGACCTGCGCGGCCGCGAGATCGCGACGCTGGTGGACGCGGAAAAAGATGCCGGATTCAGGGAGATTCGCTGGAACGGCCGTGATGCGCTTGGGCAGTCTGCTGCCAGCGGCGTGTATTTCTATCGTTTGAGAACATCGAGCGGCTACACGAAATCCTGCAAAATGTTATTGATCAAATGA
- a CDS encoding T9SS type A sorting domain-containing protein yields the protein MNKIILMILCLFVTNAMEQQLKASDYFPLRIGNTWVFDLYEWPDKFVLQDTISIIDSLEIDGKTYFLFDHFFTIHRLEDSVYVRTSADKVYRYYDGREELWFDLGANEGDSWLIKTHFVAEDTLVPVKVSLDKKNYSFSVNNRKLENCYFFGFDFAVDYGWTYLLAPKIGCVYSDVISILPRWYSFRNGVINDIAYPDLVTSVDSKNKPKHDAISRSMLSVYPNPFNSSARIALNMPRAEGRIDPEIYICDIRGRKVKTFSITQATSAEINWNGIDERGIILPSGVYFVVLNFNNKQVTKKVVFTQ from the coding sequence ATGAACAAAATAATTCTTATGATTCTGTGCTTATTTGTAACAAATGCCATGGAACAACAGCTTAAAGCTTCAGACTACTTCCCCCTTCGGATCGGTAATACCTGGGTCTTTGATCTTTATGAATGGCCGGATAAATTTGTTCTTCAGGATACAATTTCCATTATTGATTCGCTTGAAATTGACGGCAAAACGTATTTCCTGTTTGATCATTTTTTTACCATTCACAGATTAGAAGACTCGGTTTATGTGAGAACCTCAGCGGATAAAGTGTATCGCTATTATGACGGTCGTGAGGAGTTGTGGTTTGATCTTGGTGCGAATGAAGGAGATTCTTGGCTAATAAAAACTCATTTTGTTGCTGAAGATACACTGGTTCCAGTAAAAGTATCCCTGGATAAAAAAAACTACTCTTTTTCTGTTAATAATCGAAAACTGGAAAACTGTTATTTTTTCGGTTTTGATTTTGCTGTTGATTATGGCTGGACATACTTATTGGCTCCGAAGATAGGGTGCGTGTATTCTGATGTTATCTCAATTTTACCAAGATGGTATAGCTTCCGCAACGGAGTCATCAACGATATCGCCTACCCTGATTTGGTCACCTCAGTTGACTCAAAGAATAAACCAAAACACGATGCAATCAGTCGGTCCATGCTTTCAGTATATCCCAATCCTTTCAATTCTTCAGCCCGAATCGCTCTTAACATGCCAAGAGCTGAGGGTAGAATCGACCCGGAAATCTATATCTGTGATATAAGAGGGCGAAAAGTAAAAACATTTTCCATTACTCAAGCTACGTCAGCAGAAATTAACTGGAACGGCATAGATGAAAGAGGCATCATCTTACCATCGGGAGTTTATTTCGTTGTTTTAAATTTTAACAACAAGCAGGTTACAAAAAAAGTTGTTTTTACACAATAA